In one Vanacampus margaritifer isolate UIUO_Vmar chromosome 11, RoL_Vmar_1.0, whole genome shotgun sequence genomic region, the following are encoded:
- the LOC144060680 gene encoding uncharacterized protein LOC144060680, with the protein MTCFLSALEHDFGFAFCPPLSVILCLLLSALERDFCVGSFGGLKLRYPHPCRGSSTFLHLGPPLTHHDRITRPRMDPADPNSLRQAMASHGHLLGQHEQYFRELKEAVSTLTAQIGSLTLQVERRSESTAAEDLRPAGTSSVLPASRSAGNFVLWEPNIPHPPRYSGEIGGCDQFIHQCSLVLDQQPHTLPDDGAKVAFIMSLLSGQAALWAMAVSKANPELRASVPAFLAEFRNVFDHPVKGKEAGSRLLDLRGGILHLLPGFGRREPLRRSARDFPAGTQPADQGRAGGTGRDVHSGGAHRLGHPVGQEVAGATAGTGEGATTGGNGHGSGNGRRSDDRRQRTRLLSRYRPRPPTLRGDALLPEMASSLCSWEEGGYRPSVGGGLRDVGTSHPFQPQPFHPNVTSSLSTPSPWDQLTQKDYNCQEK; encoded by the coding sequence ATGACttgctttttgtccgccctcgagcatgattttggttttgctttttgtccgcccttgagcgtgattttgtgtttgcttttgtccgccctcgagcgTGATTTTTGTGTTGGTTCGTTTGGTGGATTAAAACTACGTTATCCACATCCCTGCCGGGGCTCTTCtactttcctgcatttgggtcctccactcacaCACCATGACAGAATAACCCGACCAAGAATGGACCCCGCAGACCCCAACAGCCTGCGCCAGGCCAtggccagccatggacacttACTCGGCCAGCACGAGCAATACTTCCGTGAGCTGAAGGAGGCAGTGTCGACGCTAACCGCCCAGATCGGATCGCTCACCTTGCAGGTGGAGCGGAGGTCGGAATCCACGGCCGCGGAAGACTTACGACCAGCCGGGACGTCTTCTGTCTTACCCGCGTCCCGATCAGCAGGCAACTTTGTTCTctgggaacccaatattccccaTCCTCCCCGCTACTCTGGCGAaattggtgggtgtgaccagttcATTCACCAGTGTAGTCTGGTTCTCGACCAACAGCCGCACACCTTGCCGGACGACGGCGCCAAAGTCGCCTTTATTATGAGTCTGCTTTCCGGCCAGGCAGCACTATGGGCGATGGCGGTCAGCAAAGCCAATCCGGAGCTCCGAGCTTCAGTTCCTGCCTTCCTGGCGGAATTTCGAAACgtcttcgaccacccagtaaAAGGGAAGGAAGCGGGCAGCCGCTTGCTGGACCTCCGTGGCGGAATACTCCATCTCCTTCCGGGctttggccgccgagagccgTTACGGCGAAGTGCGCGGGATTTTCCGGCGGGGACTCAACCCGCGGATCAAGGACGAGCTGGcggcacgggacgagacgtccactctggaggagctcatcggcttggccatccggTTGGACAAGAggttgcgggagcgacggcgggaacgGGAGAAGGAGCGACGACCGGAGGCAACGGACACGGCAGCGGGAACGGGAGAAGGAGCGACGACCGGAGGCAACGGACACGGCTGCTCAGCCGGTATCGGCCTCGCCCCCCGACGCTTCGTGGCGACGCTCTCCTGCCGGAGATGGCGTCGAGCCTATGCAGCTGGGAGGAGGGCGGCTATCGGCCAAGTGTTGGAGGCGGCCTGAGAGACGTCGGGACGTCACACCCGTTCCAGCCACAACCATTCCATCCCAACGTAACATCCAGTCTGAGTACTCCCAGTCCATGGGATCAGTTAACACAAAAAGACTACAATTGTCAGGAGAAATGA